The following are encoded in a window of Panthera leo isolate Ple1 chromosome B2, P.leo_Ple1_pat1.1, whole genome shotgun sequence genomic DNA:
- the OARD1 gene encoding ADP-ribose glycohydrolase OARD1 isoform X2, protein MAGSPNEDPEGSRITYVKGDLFACPKTDSLAHCISEDCRMGAGIAVLFKKKFGGVQELLNQQKKSGEVAVLKRDGRYIYYLDWMWS, encoded by the exons ATGGCCGGCAGCCCTAATGAAGATCCAGAAGGAAGCAGA ATCACTTATGTGAAAGGAGACCTTTTTGCATGCCCCAAAACAGACTCTTTAGCCCACTGTATCAGTGAGGATTGTCGAATGGGTGCTGGGATAGCTGTCCTCTTCAAGAAGAAATTTGGAGGGGTGCAGGAGCTGTTAAATCAAC AAAAGAAATCTGGAGAAGTGGCTGTTCTGAAGAGAGATGGGCGATATATATATTACTTG